Below is a window of Poecilia reticulata strain Guanapo linkage group LG8, Guppy_female_1.0+MT, whole genome shotgun sequence DNA.
AGAATGACACTCTACAGCTCATTCTCATTGCTGCTTATTCCTAGTAGAAAACGAGCagcaatacatttaaaactaaTGATTCATATAATTATTagttataattataataaaacactttatgcAGCAATCAGCCGATTATCCCTCGATCGGCTCAGATCAAGGGATAATTGGCTCATTcttaaaattctaaaaaataatcaccaTTTTCTGTGATAGTACGATGTTTCTCtgtcattagcacatttagcagcaagtacatgagtttgattgacagcgctaagaccctcctcctggccctgattggttgtttttgatcttTTCACATATTACCTCAACATGgcgacagtttcaacaaatgttttaaaaagttactgcACCTTTAAGGAGAcgtttaactttatttttgtccaacAGCAACAAATCGTTATTGAAGAAGCTTCTCCTGGATTGTGGCGGCCTCCTTGCGGCGCTGAAACCTCTGAATTGCGCatttgatgatgatgaggaagaggaagagtcGGACTCAGACGTGACGTCTCAGCCTCAGTATTTCCCTCTCCTGTTCGGATGCCTTTCTGCTCTGACTGGTTCCGTTAAACCCAAACCGGTAGAAAAGAACCCAAACCCGACTGCTACCGGAGCTTCCCCGCCGCTGTTGAAGAAGCCTCGCCTCGAAGACTCGTCCTGTCCGTACGGGAGTTCGGACTTTGACCTGGTTTTGGAGCTCGATGATGCGACCCGGTTCCCAGCCAACCGGGAGGCCGTGGCCGAAACCGGTTCTGAGTACTTCCGGGCTCTGCTGAGAGGCGGGTTCGGAGAAGAAGCCCAGTGCGACGCGAACGAAGCCATTCTTATCAAAGATGTGAGTGCAGGcatgctgctgccgccgctgcaTTACCTTCACGGCTGTCGCTTCGGTTCGGACCCGGAAACCGGAGGCGAATGTCAGACTTTAAACTCGCTGGTTCTGGACGGACTGGAACGGGCCGAGTCGCTTTCAGCTGGAGGTTTCCAGAAAACCCGGTTAGGCGAGGCGATGGTCGGCGCATCCAGGTTTCTGGTTCTCGACCTCCAGAGGGAGTTGGAGGaagtttttctgtcatttctcgAATCTTGGTCCGATCGACCCAATCAGTCAAACAAAACCCACATCGTAAAATCCGAACCCAACCAGAAGAGTTCTGATCCAACGTCGGAGCTCGAGCTGACGGCACCGACCAAAAAACTAAACGGTTTGCCTgaaaaagtggaagaaagaGTTGAGTTCACTGGACTCAGTGGAAGTTCGGCCCAGAACACGAACCTTCCTGGGTCCAAATCAGAAGAGGACCAACCCGCCTCGTTAACTGGTTTGGCGGTGTCGCTTCCCCAGTTGTACTGGTTCTCCCAGCGCTACAGCTACCCAGCTCTGGGCCGGGCCTGCCTCGCTGTGCTGCTGGGCTTCCAGAACCGACCCGGTCCGTTTGCGGATTGCCTTCGCAGACTGACCAGGGAGGCCGACTGTACGGAGACTCTGAAGCGGGACCTGCTGAGCCTCGTTTCAGCGGCTTTAGTCTGAAATCCGGTTCACTTTgaccacagaaaataaaataaaataaacgagCGGTGCttcatttccatctttttcAAAGCATtcgttaattttttatttcaatgtaatCAAAGAAGAATGTCCGTTTGAcgaaaatctgttaaaatgcttttttttttttttctgaaattcatttctttggtgtttattttgtatataaagatattaaatggaaaaaatatgtaaGCATCTGAACTGTGCCATGTAAATATATTGTCACATCACTTTGCTGTCgttgatttttttcctcataaaatgTTCAGTGCTATGGCATCAAATTCCTGCCAAAAAGTCTCCAGGtgtctagaaaaaaactaaacaaaattgaatttgaaaagtttaaaatttgcttttaaaaaccgTCAAATGTTGAGATTTATCTCAGAACtatttctggagaaaaaaaaacgtgaaaattTCTGTTGAAAtcttccaagtttttttttttttctagaaaatttctgaaattgatctcaaaatgtttttttcttgcaaatgtttgacttttcaaacagaaattttcacatttttggcGGAAACATTCTTGCTTGATGTTCAAACTGCACAACGTTGATTTAAAGCCTAAATTTGAGAAGCGTCGTTTGCAGTTGAATccagatattaaaaaaagacataagactttttttttttttgctgtttcaagttcagtcagaccaaatttctcttattttaggtcagaattaccaaaattgtttctatttgctaaatgccagaaaaactaaattaattgaatCTGATTATTTACGATTAATAGATTAACTGTTTCAGAAATATGTATTTCTGGCTGACATTTGGTTCCAAAATGCGACAAATCATTTTCAATATGAAGTATAATGGATATCTGATGCTTGATGCACGTTTTATTACAGAAGCAGCTTAATCCAGGAtgaagttgttttattgttggcCGTGCAGGTTGGCTCAGATAATCAATAACAACGATCAGTGATCTGAGCCCTCGTAACCCTCAGGAAGAGCGTTTGCGTGAGAGTTGTGGAACAGCGTGTGGTTTCCATCGCCCCACGGAAATCTCTGGAAATGGACAATAAGTATAAAAcggttattgttgttttaagtgGAAATCTAAACGTGAAAACTGTTTGCAGACTCGCCTTGGTGCGGATGCGCAGGTGTGAATACGGAACAAATTCCGGGTGGTCATGGGAGTGTTCCTGCGTCTTCATGAAGGCGTTGGCCATGCAGACGCCGACGCCGGGGAAAGCCACAACGATGGTCAGGATCTTCCAGGTTTTTGCTGCggaaacaaacaaattgatCGAATGCGAAAAAAGTGGGTTTGCGTATGCGACACAGAGGTAAAACGGATAAGAGTAGATGGAGAACAAAATGAGCAAATCTCAGAACTTTGAGAGATATaaaatatttggacattttcagagtttctaaagtaaaaaaaaaatgcttgaaaaaaacaaacattttgagttCAATctaagacattttctagaaaaactgacatttctgagtttcaaaatttTGACATGTTACACTTCCAGAGTTTcatcttgagattttttttctagaaaatttctcagattaatctaaaaaatttcagttttttttttttagaaaatgttatataatatacatttctaattttatagaaaatttctTAGATTCATTTGAAAGTATCAGTCTTTTTTGTCTTagaaattttttgactttttttaaactcaaattttcaagttttttctagaaaattttgaTGTTAATTTCTAattgtcaggtttttattttcatctttttcttttgctaattttaaacttttggaactcagaaatttatttgaattttttttgacttttcaagatCAAAATTTCCAATTTCTCTGCTAAAAAttgtctgagattaatctaaaaacttCTGAGTGTTTTGGAAGAAATTTACTCCTACTTTTTTGTCTACAAAAAAGTTTTGGCACCAATGTTTTGGCGCCCGCTCTGGCACAAAATGCCAAAACAATGGCAGGAAAAGTGTTCCTGCTGGAGAATGAGCCAGGGCGCCATTTTTTCCCTGATTGAGTCATGCTGTCAAAGAAAGCTCtgaggcagaaaacaaaaaaacataacatggacaaagataaaaagtgaatttaaactGGCATTTTCAGTTAAGTTGTGGTTTTAGACCTTAAAATCCTTGAAAAGtgtttcaattttattgtgGGAAAAGTGTAGGAAGTCTGTTAATGTTCAGCCAATCGTTTCTGTGCTTTTACAAACAGTTTATCCAGGACAGTTTTGAAACATGACAGCGGTTGTGTTTGGTTTGAAAGGTCAGTGAAGACTCGCTCACCTCCCTCGTGACTCGAGTGTGACGCAGCAGCGAGCGCTCGCCGcgctgccatggcaaccggAGACAGCGACATCTGCAGGTGTGGAAGGAATCAGGTACTTTCTGCTGTAGGAGTAAAACTTTGACACACAGCTGAGTAATCTACTGTAACCAGCAGTTAATTCAAACATAACAAACACTTTAactgatttaaacatttcagctttggtacacaaccaaaaacacaaaatctcatgAAGTGCTCTTTCTAGTTGTGGAAATATTTTGgtgtgcttgaaataagacaaaactaacttacaagtaatttttcagtaagatatagcAGGTTTTTATCAgcaaataattacttaatattaaaAAGTGCTGGTTCCACCAGCatatttttcacttataacatgggaaaaatgtgctgttataagtaaaattatCTACTAATTGGACCAGgactttcactgcaaaaacacaacatcttagcAGGTATTTGTGtacagtttctagtgcaaatatcttattacacttaaaataaaacaaaactgactttcaggtaacttttaaacaagatataggagcttagTTTAAGTCAGtgattcttgaatattgattaaatattatCATTACTTCACTGAAAACATGGGGAATTTTTGTactgtaaaataatctgccagtgaatcTAGCACATTTCTagattaatattaaggaattatttacttaaagctcctttatcctgctgaaaagttacttgcaagttagttttgtcttgttccAAGTGtgataagatatttgcaccagaaactggaAGAAAGTACTCGGTACAGTGTGTCTGGTCCCTTTGCAAGTAATCTAGACAACAGTTGAGCCAATAAGATCGAACAGATACAATCCTGAGTAAACTCACCGTTTCAGGTGGTTTGTTCTCTCGAGGTTTCACTACAAACGCTCCTGTCTGCTCGTTTGTCCTTCAGTCTGTCCTGAGCTGAACCGACCGGGCCggactcctccccttgtcagcCTGTCGCTCGGCCAAGAAACTCGGTTTATATTTGGCAAAGTGGCAGCTGATAGGCGAAAGTGAAGAAAGGaaggagctgcagtttctgcttcagagacaaacaggacggCGTCTAAGAGTTTACATTAACCAACTTTCAATTTTGGTTTGATCTGAGCAGCTGCAGTGGACAGTGGTCACTGCACAGCTGTTGTTTACAGAAGGGAAGATTGTAGGTCAAAGGTTGAAATAACGTGGGAGGTGGGATTCCTCTTCCTATTGGTTAATGTTTAATTCttaattttcttccaaaataattcagaatgagcgttaaagctgcagtacgtaacttttatACACATTATTTACACTTTTGTTGAATCTGTTGACAGTTTCAActtgtgcactgcaaaaacacaaaatcttacaaagtatttttggtctagtttcaactgcaaacattttatccaacttGAGATAAGACAACATTAACTTAGAAGTAACGTTTGAGGGCGATATAGGAGCCACAGGCAGATTGCCACAAGAATTTTTTCCcataagtggaataatctgaAAGTAGAACAAAAGCTTTTTCATTCATATCAAGCAATTGAtgatttaaagcaaattttatagctttctgaaaagttacttgtaaattagttttgtcttatttgaaatatattaagacatttgcagtacaaactagatcaaaaatactttgtaagtttttgtggaaaaaaatctggtgaaaaaaaatcaagctcctctgccttctccaagaaacaaccaatcagagctaggaggcgggtcttagcgctgtcaatcacctccATGTGGCGCTGTTCATCCCCCCTTTATCTCTGCTACGATGACTTTCCATCCACAAACAACTTGCTGCAtccttgttggttgtgcaggaggctccacttctgctttgtACGAAGCCTGTCCAGAATGCTAATGCTatttagcatagccaccaacGACTGTGGATAAACTGTTTTCttgtaacggtaagttgtttctcacTCATTTCAGGCTGGATCAAGATCACGAATGTCCTCAAAGGTCCGGTTCTGAATCTGTGAACATATCTACCCATTtatctgttaaaatgttagaCTTTCCCCTGTGTTCTAATATTACttctcaaaatataataatattttacatcttttcacactggtGTAATTATGTCCTACACAAATGAAAATTGAATTCATTTGACCAACAcaataatattttcacattgcTGTTATTGTAAGGTTCAATGTATGTGGTCACAAAAATGTTAAGCAGGTTAGAATAGGTCtatggtctatacaaaacatgctcattacatttttagcatAAAATTGTTCTTATATAATGAAATTTTATTCTGCCCATTTCGGAATTACATGTTTTTGGgccggcaccagcaaccctcccgaccctactgagggacaagggtgaaagaaaatggatggatggatggatgttttagggcctcttgtcattttaaatccgATTAACCTGCTACAGGTCACGACCCCAACTCtatgtttacactcacacatgaaaatagctgcaaacagatgcacaattatacaactgcatggctttgaaaagcagaagtggagcctcttGCACAAGCAACAAGGATGCAGCAAGTGAGTTCTGgatgataagtcaacaacaaaacacttgttctttccagcagccattgtacagtggaTACAGCagtgaaaccagctgaccaaacgtgctggagctccatttgggttgctaggtaacaggtggagctctgctggggttgctaggtaaccgtgCAGTACCCATGGAATGTGACTTAAAAATTGGGagatttttgaaacggctcgttttccagactCTAAAAACCATGAACTGcatctgggtgttttttttaaagctctccagctttttttagaagcagtttagatccaaatggaagtaaaaaaatacaaaagttaatTTTGCGTAACAGGTCCCCTTTAAATAATCAGCAGAATTACTTACTGTATTCTTTATCGTAAAACATCTTGACCCCAGGTTACTGTGTATTTCTATTAACCATAGGTTTGGTGTCTGCTGTTGGATCTACATGCTTCAAAAATCAAACTCACCGGCTTTAAAATGATCCACAGAAACTCTGAGTATCTTTGAAATGCTGAAGTCAGTTTATAcgctaacattttaaaagtttatttcacatCTTTCTAGAGTTAAAAAGACAATCTTTTGCTTTCTCATTTTAAgaattttaaatgcttttcttgtattttttggTGTTGGATATACGTCTCCCTCTCTCGGctgtacattttcagttttttgtcagTTCAGTGTGGACAGCTCCTGGCAGCGGGTCAAACTGAAACAGGAGCCAGCGGTGAAGTCAGACAGTCGTACAGCCGGCTGtctaaacgttttttttttgttccaaacaGAAGTGAATTGCCGTCTCAGTCTGAAGACCAGCTACTGTAGACACACAGGTTAGCATGTCCTGCTTTTGGTAAAAAGGTCTAAACTTCAGCTTTGATtcaggaaatgaaataaatttaaactctgttgattattttagggaaaaaaactgtctgaTTTTGCTGTAACCAATGTGACGAAAGATAAACacagtttctctagatcttgctgacTGACACATTTAATCCTAGAAATGTGTCAGCtcataaatgtttgacttttttagaaaaaaattatgagattaatctCTCCAGGTGATAGAAGACTGTCTTTATAAC
It encodes the following:
- the cox6a2 gene encoding cytochrome c oxidase subunit 6A2, mitochondrial; its protein translation is MSLSPVAMAARRALAAASHSSHEGAKTWKILTIVVAFPGVGVCMANAFMKTQEHSHDHPEFVPYSHLRIRTKRFPWGDGNHTLFHNSHANALPEGYEGSDH